One Coffea arabica cultivar ET-39 chromosome 5c, Coffea Arabica ET-39 HiFi, whole genome shotgun sequence DNA window includes the following coding sequences:
- the LOC140007231 gene encoding uncharacterized protein, whose translation MGFQLLSKCFCSAAARAETIEHVFFTGRLALEVWSFFNGICGITPQPQNLRACLLSWWLLATTSEEQWFVLAGFPSWICWNIWKVRNKTVFDGVRSQGQEVCNAIFRDIKAAFEIQFQRLMDARVFPEMYDAIAKIPLPRYGFNIVGWKPSAAGQLTLNTDGCSKRNPGMSGRGGVVRDSNGQLMFAFSVFFGEQTSLRAEVLALLIGLRLCDGRGGATPFVQSDSAILVCILQQRFHCP comes from the coding sequence ATGGGGTTCCAGTTGCTGTCCAAGTGTTTCTGCTCTGCAGCAGCTAGGGCGGAGACAATTGAACATGTCTTTTTCACTGGACGACTAGCGTTGGAGGTCTGGAGCTTCTTTAATGGAATTTGTGGCATCACTCCTCAACCTCAAAATCTAAGAGCGTGCCTCCTGAGTTGGTGGCTACTTGCAACTACATCAGAAGAACAGTGGTTTGTGCTTGCCGGATTTCCCAGTTGgatatgttggaatatttggaaAGTGAGaaataaaacagtttttgacggaGTTAGGTCGCAGGGTCAAGAGGTCTGCAATGCGATTTTCAGGGATATAAAGGCAGCATTCGAGATTCAATTTCAACGGTTGATGGATGCACGAGTGTTTCCCGAAATGTATGATGCAATTGCCAAAATTCCTCTCCCTAGGTATGGGTTCAACATTGTGGGGTGGAAGCCAAGTGCAGCTGGCCAATTGACGCTCAACACGGATGGGTGTTCCAAAAGAAATCCGGGTATGAGTGGTAGAGGTGGAGTGGTTAGGGATTCCAATGGTCAACTAATGTTTGCGTTCTCAGTTTTCTTTGGCGAACAAACCAGCTTACGGGCAGAGGTTCTAGCTCTATTAATAGGACTCCGGCTATGCGATGGAAGGGGAGGGGCCACACCTTTTGTTCAATCGGATTCGGCGATCTTAGTGTGCATTCTTCAACAGCGCTTTCATTGCCCTTGA